From Pantoea sp. Ep11b, the proteins below share one genomic window:
- a CDS encoding DNA-3-methyladenine glycosylase I encodes MQRCGWVTQDPLYLAYHDREWGVAQRDKHALFEMLCLEGQQAGLSWITVLKKRENYRMAFHQFDPAAIAQMDAAAIDALMHNSGIIRHAGKIAAIIANARAFLEMEAKGEDFGHFVWQFVDNVQIVHHHPDYRQAPATSEQAIALSKALKQRGFKFIGPTICYSFMQACGLINDHQSNCFRHPDNQKG; translated from the coding sequence ATGCAACGATGTGGTTGGGTAACGCAGGATCCCCTCTATCTGGCTTATCACGACAGGGAATGGGGTGTGGCACAGAGAGACAAACATGCGCTGTTTGAGATGCTCTGTCTGGAGGGACAGCAGGCGGGATTATCCTGGATTACTGTGCTGAAAAAGCGCGAAAACTACCGGATGGCGTTTCATCAGTTTGATCCCGCGGCCATCGCGCAGATGGATGCCGCAGCGATCGACGCGCTGATGCATAACAGCGGCATTATTCGCCATGCGGGTAAAATTGCGGCCATTATTGCCAACGCCCGGGCTTTTCTTGAGATGGAAGCCAAAGGCGAGGATTTCGGCCACTTCGTGTGGCAATTTGTCGATAACGTGCAAATCGTTCACCATCATCCCGATTACCGCCAGGCGCCCGCGACCTCAGAGCAGGCCATAGCGCTCTCGAAAGCGCTGAAGCAGCGTGGTTTTAAATTCATCGGCCCGACAATTTGCTACTCCTTTATGCAGGCCTGCGGGCTGATAAACGATCATCAGAGCAACTGTTTCCGCCATCCTGACAACCAGAAAGGCTGA
- a CDS encoding autotransporter domain-containing protein, with product MLPESGGKGLRTCCAVGLLILSQPTFARGGAPAPQHPDLLPDYDTILAEKIALTPLAFSDDSRALFEAAINSPTASPIALHSETGSAGTTPLGKRYRAGIDLPLSSSFTTGPVAQYAVDPQQTNCLQCDYSDPQSREQSASVGWRIDSQQGWIAPWAQVSYHYFLADTPQSVGRDITSGSDQSNGIDLSIGAQLPLNDNLAAFASFSQSEALNNEEQQLYSFGFSASF from the coding sequence ATGTTGCCAGAAAGCGGTGGAAAAGGTCTGCGGACCTGCTGTGCTGTAGGGCTATTAATCTTATCGCAACCGACGTTTGCCCGCGGAGGCGCTCCCGCGCCTCAGCACCCCGATCTGCTGCCCGACTACGACACGATTCTGGCCGAAAAAATTGCCCTGACGCCCCTCGCCTTCAGCGATGACAGCCGCGCCCTGTTTGAGGCCGCCATCAACTCCCCCACGGCTTCACCGATCGCGTTGCACAGCGAAACCGGCAGCGCAGGCACCACACCTCTGGGAAAACGCTACCGGGCTGGCATTGATCTGCCCCTTTCCTCCTCCTTCACCACCGGGCCGGTGGCGCAGTATGCAGTTGACCCGCAGCAGACGAACTGCCTGCAATGCGACTACAGCGATCCGCAGAGCCGTGAGCAGAGCGCCAGCGTTGGCTGGCGCATCGATTCGCAGCAGGGATGGATAGCGCCCTGGGCGCAGGTAAGTTATCACTATTTTCTGGCCGATACGCCGCAGAGTGTCGGGCGCGACATCACCAGCGGCTCAGATCAGAGCAATGGCATCGACCTGAGTATCGGGGCGCAGCTGCCTCTGAATGATAATCTGGCGGCATTTGCCTCCTTTTCACAGAGCGAAGCGCTGAATAACGAGGAGCAGCAACTCTACAGCTTTGGCTTCAGTGCCAGCTTCTGA
- the dnaC gene encoding DNA replication protein DnaC, with the protein MKTPDDLFNRLKKMMPAGTRPKFANGEELLAWNQEQGRLRSEAIVRENRAMKMQRVMGRSGIRELHINCSFDNYRVENEGQRKALELARQYAAEFDGSIASFVFSGRPGTGKNHLAAAIGNDLILRGKSVLIVTVADLMSSMKGTFSGSSGITEERLIQDLSSVDLLVIDEIGMQSESRYEKVIINQIVDRRSSSKRPTGMLSNLDHAGMNALLGERVMDRMRLGNSLWVRFDWESYRSRVRGDEY; encoded by the coding sequence ATGAAAACGCCCGACGATCTCTTTAACCGTCTGAAAAAAATGATGCCCGCCGGTACCCGGCCGAAATTCGCCAATGGTGAAGAGCTGCTGGCGTGGAACCAGGAGCAGGGTCGCCTGCGTTCAGAGGCGATTGTGCGTGAGAACCGCGCAATGAAAATGCAGCGCGTGATGGGCCGTTCCGGCATTCGGGAACTGCATATCAACTGCTCCTTCGACAATTACCGGGTCGAAAACGAGGGACAGCGCAAAGCCCTGGAGCTGGCGCGTCAGTACGCCGCTGAATTTGATGGCAGCATCGCCAGCTTTGTCTTTTCAGGCCGCCCGGGTACGGGTAAAAACCATCTGGCCGCCGCGATCGGCAACGACCTGATCCTGCGCGGAAAAAGTGTGCTGATCGTGACGGTCGCCGACCTGATGTCGAGCATGAAGGGCACCTTTAGCGGCAGCAGCGGCATCACCGAAGAGCGTCTGATTCAGGATCTCAGCAGTGTTGATCTGCTGGTCATCGATGAGATTGGTATGCAGAGCGAATCGCGCTACGAGAAGGTGATTATCAACCAGATCGTCGACCGCCGCTCCTCGTCGAAACGGCCGACCGGTATGCTCTCCAACCTCGATCATGCGGGCATGAATGCCCTGCTGGGTGAACGCGTGATGGACCGTATGCGCCTGGGCAACAGCCTGTGGGTTCGCTTTGACTGGGAAAGCTATCGCAGTCGGGTGCGCGGCGACGAATATTAA
- the dnaT gene encoding primosomal protein DnaT — protein sequence MSAKILTSTLIGLDAFRQDPLTALQQAEKGTLAVLDNYAPVMYAITPARLAELLALEAAARQPNDVALDDSLYDDTPAPLHTPAGKFAMYPGWQPDADFTRQAAIWGVALSEPVTPAELAAFVAYWQAEGRMFHHVQWQQKLARSIQMNRVASGGQPKRDITQLPDPDRTIPDGFRGE from the coding sequence ATGTCAGCTAAAATCTTAACTTCAACGCTCATTGGCCTGGATGCCTTCCGACAGGATCCGCTGACTGCCCTCCAGCAGGCGGAAAAGGGCACGCTGGCGGTGTTAGATAACTACGCGCCGGTGATGTATGCCATCACCCCGGCGCGTCTGGCGGAGCTGCTGGCGCTGGAAGCCGCCGCCCGGCAGCCAAACGATGTGGCGCTGGATGACAGCCTGTATGACGATACGCCCGCCCCACTCCACACACCGGCCGGGAAGTTCGCCATGTATCCGGGCTGGCAGCCAGATGCCGACTTTACGCGTCAGGCCGCCATCTGGGGCGTGGCGCTGAGTGAACCGGTGACGCCCGCCGAGCTGGCGGCCTTTGTCGCCTACTGGCAGGCGGAAGGCCGGATGTTCCACCATGTGCAGTGGCAGCAGAAGCTGGCACGCAGCATCCAGATGAATCGCGTCGCCAGCGGCGGGCAGCCGAAGCGTGATATCACGCAGTTGCCCGATCCTGACCGTACTATTCCCGATGGTTTCCGAGGTGAATAA